The following coding sequences lie in one Aythya fuligula isolate bAytFul2 chromosome 17, bAytFul2.pri, whole genome shotgun sequence genomic window:
- the GGT5 gene encoding glutathione hydrolase 5 proenzyme: MSTGRICCLVLLTLGVLAVVVVLVVILTQPRCGSQHYLHGAVAADTETCSNIGRDILKSGGTAVDAAIAGLICTSVMNPQSSGLGGGVVFTIYNASTGTVEVINARETVPQGFHRDLFSGCSFPIGSQWIAVPGEIRGYEEAHKRYGRLPWKALFEPTIKLLSEPLAISLLMDKMIHHPRFSEHGRNLCPLICDGQRFLNHEETFRWPALQQTLRAVAENGATAFYEGQIGQALVEDLKKAGSVLSMEDLKAYKAEVSSALNITLNNNTTVFSPRPPMGGAVLLFILKILEEYKFSKASLATPKVKEETYHIIAETLKFSNMLRPHMNDPAFSDAQVPVATLLSDETAHHVRRKINASGDHPLSYYNLWESIYNHRYKSMGTSHISVLAADGSAVSATSTINYPFGSFVYSNQTGIILNNELADFCIVNRSIKPGERPPSAMVPSILISKTGDMLVIGGAGGARIISATAMAIINKLWFGYDLEDAISSPIMHISNGNISFEERFSEDVRNGLLRRGHKEGKDEFALNVVQGISKEGKCISAYSDKRKMGKSAGY, from the exons GGACATCCTGAAAAGTGGAGGCACAGCTGTGGACGCTGCCATCGCTGGTTTGATCTGCACGTCGGTGATGAACCCTCAGAGTTCAGGCCTGGGTGGCGGGGTCGTATTTACTATCTATAATGCCAGCACAG GAACAGTTGAGGTGATCAATGCCCGTGAAACAGTCCCACAAGGGTTTCATCGTGATTTGTTTTCTGGCTGTTCTTTTCCCATCG GTTCCCAATGGATTGCTGTACCGGGAGAAATTCGTGGGTATGAAGAAGCCCATAAACGATACGGCCGCTTGCCATGGAAAGCTCTGTTTGAACCAACCATCAAGCTCCTTTCAGAGCCACTTGCTATTTCCTTACTTATGGACAAAATGATCCATCACCCACGGTTCTCCGAACACGGACGAAACCTGTG CCCATTGATATGTGATGGTCAAAGGTTTTTGAACCATGAAGAGACCTTCAGGTGGCCAGCATTGCAGCAGACGCTGAGAGCTGTGGCAGAAAATGGAGCTACAGCATTTTATGAGGGACAGATAGGACAGGCCCTGGTGGAGGACCTCAAGAAGGCTG GGTCTGTTCTCTCAATGGAGGACCTTAAGGCATACAAAGCAGAAGTGTCTTCAGCTCTGAACATTACCCTGAACAATAACACCACGGTGTTTTCTCCTCGACCGCCCATGGGAGGTGCTGTGCTCCTGTTTATCCTCAAGATACTGGAAG AGTACAAATTTAGTAAAGCATCACTGGCAACACCCAAGGTTAAGGAAGAAACCTACCACATCATTGCAGAGACCTTGAAGTTCAGCAATATGCTGAGACCCCATATGAATGACCCAGCCTTCTCTGATGCTCAG GTGCCTGTGGCGACCCTGCTGTCTGATGAGACTGCTCACCAcgtcagaaggaaaataaatgcttctggTGACCATCCACTCAGCTATTACAACTTGTGGGAGTCCATCTACAACCACAGATATAAAAGTATGGGCACAAGCCACATCTCTGTGCTCGCTGCAGATGGCAGTGCTGTGTCTGCCACCAGTACCATCAACTACCC gTTTGGCTCCTTTGTGTATTCTAACCAAACTGggatcattttaaataatgaactTGCTGATTTCTGCATAGTGAACAGAAGCATTAAGCCAG GAGAGAGGCCTCCCTCAGCAATGGTGCCATCTATTCTCATCTCCAAGACGGGAGACATGCTGGTGATTGGAGGAGCAGGTGGGGCCCGGATTATCAGCGCCACTGCTATG GCTATTATAAACAAGCTGTGGTTTGGCTACGACTTGGAAGATGCCATTTCATCTCCCATCATGCATATTAGCAATGGCAACATCTCATTTGAGGAACGCTTCAGTGAG GATGTTAGGAATGGCCTGCTGAGAAGAGgacacaaagaaggaaaagatgaatttGCATTGAACGTTGTGCAGGGAAtttcaaaggaaggaaaatgcatcTCTGCTTACTCTGATAAAAGGAAGATGGGGAAATCGGCTGGTTATTAG